In Haliscomenobacter hydrossis DSM 1100, the DNA window TGGTGATTTATGTGGCCAAAGAAACGGTGGAGTATACCGAAATTGAAACAAATATGCATCGAGGATTGCGCAGATTGGGGAAAATTTTACGCGATCAACAGAATCAACCAACGCAAAAGGAGGAATGAACCTCCTTAATTTCTTATCTGAACTATTACAAAATGAATAAAAGACTACTCTACATACTTTTAGGCTTTGTATTGGCAGGTTGTACCCTTACTCCCGCTTTTGGCCAAAAATTTTTGGCCCTGGAACGTTATGGCAAAGTCAAAAACATTCACATCCCTATTGGCACGGTGCTAACTTATCAATTGCGTGATGGGCAAGGGTGGTATACCGCCGAGGTGGTAGACCTGAACTACAAGGATACGCTGGTCATTTTTCCAAAAATAGCCATTCCGCTCAAAGAAATTTCGGCGCTACGCTACGATAAGAACTGGTCCAAAGGAATTGGAAAGTCTTTGAGTGTATTTGGACTGAGTTGGTCAGCCATTGCTTTAGTGGGAACACTCACGGATAAAAACCCCGATACCCACTACGAATTGAGTGATGCCATTGTAACGGGTTCTGCTTGCCTCACGGGTTTTCTTTTGCCCCGAATTTTCAAATACAAAATTGTGGACTTAGGCAAACGCAAACGCTTGCGGATCATGGATACACGGCCGTCGGAGCGCTAAAAGTGTATTTGGGTTTCTACTTCGCGTAAAACCAGGGTTTGGAAAAAAGAATTCCTTTTTAGTTGGCATTCCCAATTATATTTATCAATTTTGTGGCACATTCTTTAACCATTCATTTGTTGGTGTATTTAAATCAACAAAAATTAAAACTTATTCACATGACTTCGCCAATCAAAGGTTATGACTATGGGGCCAGTAGCTTGGCTCAATCACCCTTGGAATTACGGGATCTCCAATTATTAAAACAGACCCTGCTGTGGTCTGAGGTAGATGAACAAGCCTTAAAACTAGCAGGAGAGGTGTTGGAAAACCAAACGGATGATGTACTAGATTTGTGGTACGGGTATGTTGGAAGCAATACCCATTTGCTGAGGTATTTTGCCCACAATGAAGTGCCCAATCCAGATTACCTGGCGGCAGTGCGCAAGCGTTTTGGACTTTGGATAATGGATCTCTGCAATCGGCCATATGACCAAGACTGGCTAGACTACCAATATGAGATCGCACTTCGCCATCATTCTACCAAAAAGAACCTTACAGATGGGGTTCAAGCTGAACCGATGATTCATTTTCGATACATCGTCGCCTTTATTTTTCCGATTACCTATACCATCAAAGGATTTTTGGCAAAAAAAGGACACAGTATCGATCAAGTAGAAGTGATGTACAGCGCTTGGTTCAAAGCCGTTA includes these proteins:
- a CDS encoding protoglobin domain-containing protein — its product is MTSPIKGYDYGASSLAQSPLELRDLQLLKQTLLWSEVDEQALKLAGEVLENQTDDVLDLWYGYVGSNTHLLRYFAHNEVPNPDYLAAVRKRFGLWIMDLCNRPYDQDWLDYQYEIALRHHSTKKNLTDGVQAEPMIHFRYIVAFIFPITYTIKGFLAKKGHSIDQVEVMYSAWFKAVTLTALLWCQPYVNTGEF